Within Carassius auratus strain Wakin unplaced genomic scaffold, ASM336829v1 scaf_tig00016509, whole genome shotgun sequence, the genomic segment aatactacgttttttttaaggtaagtggttgcaaacaatttattttagctacatttaataaaaataaataataaaatgtgctgAAAGTTACtcaactaaatttatttaaatgtagctaaaataaattgattgcaaccatgtaccttaatttttattttaaaaacatttcagtgcagaaatgaattcattttaattcattttaattttaattgaaatacCTACTCATGCAAGTTAACCTTAAACATTTTTCTCTAAAATCATGCTATGAGGAAACAAATCTACTCAATAAGTGCTTGGCCTCATACTTGCTGCTGACTTTGTGTCTGTCTAGTTGGAGGCGGATGTTGGAGAAGGTGGTGAGGGTGAGGAGGACGATGAAGACTGTTTTCCCTCAATCCTCCCTGATATGGACCGTGAGGGCAGAGTTCCTGAAGTCTTCGCTCACATCGATGAATTCGGCATGCTGAGCTCCACGAAGCCTGTGTTAGGATCGGCGGCGACTCGAGACCTGGGACTCGGAGtcgggggctcgtccgggatggGCGGAGCTGGATTGGAGAACACAAATCTGCTGGTGGCGCTGGAGAGACAGAGACTGGACCTGGAGAAACACCGCTTACAGGTGGAGTCCGAACGGCTGCAGGTGGAGAAAGAGCGCCTCCTGGTGGAGAAGGAGCGGTTGAGGCAGGGCGAGGTGGAGAGGGAGCGGCTGCAGCTGGAGAAGGAGCGTCTGCAGGTGGAGCGAGAACGATTGCGTCTGCAGCTGCAACAGAACACGCCCCTCCAGCAGAGCCCCGCCCCCTCGACATCTGTAGCCACACCCACCACATCATCCTCTGCCCCCTCGTCGTCCTCATTGGATGGAGAGAAAGACAGGAAGCTGGCTTGGCCAATGGCGGTGGATCTAGAGGCGGAGAAGCTGAAGTTAGAGAAAGAGCGCCTCCTGCTGGAGAAGGAGAGACTGCAGTTCTTCAAGTTTGAGTCGGGAAGACTGCAGATTGAGAAAGAGCGCCTTCAGGTGGAGAAAGAAAGGCTGCAGCTTCATAAAGATGGACAACAGATGGCGCTGCACTCGTGAAACATCATAGATACAGCCCATTAGAGAAAGATTGTTACCATAGTTATCTATTCATTTCTATTGGGAAAAATTCTAATGTGTCTTATGCactttaaataaagcaaaaaaaaaatatatatatataaaacgtataTTTATCAGATATTTGAAAACGGAAAAAGTCAAGCAATGATTGTGAGAAGTTTAGAAACAAGATGCATGTGCACTCAGTTTTGAATATTTGCAGCAGTAGActgtgcatttttaaatataagtatgaAATATGATAAATGAATGTCATAAAATTACCTCATTGCACAGAAAAGCAGAAGAAAACTGTGATTGTACATGCGTCTTTTATCATGTTGATGCTGAATTGCTTGTATtcgctaaaaacaaacaaacaaaaaacgttaatcgacaaaataataatatataaatattagatgaaaaacttaaaaaaaattttttttaagtaaacattgaatatttaaattaaaatagctaactttaaattaaaactgaaataaaaattgtgaatactataataatatataaataaaactaattacacattttgtatttcagccttttatatttaattaacagaaaaaaacttCTATTTGCTTTATTTGAAGTGCAAAAACCACACTTTTTGgtgctttcttttttaaaaatagccaaataataatagtttttcacTAAAGAAATGAATAGATATCTATGGTAAACTGTTTCTGGCTGTATCTATAGATCAGATCAGCCCACATGATTGCCTTCTACTCATGTAATAAGTGATGTTTTAACGCTGATTCGGTTGAGTATTGATATCTCATAGAAATTTATGCAGAAATATCTGAACGTATTTGTCacataatataaaaagaaaagaaacttctGATTACAACATGTTATGTACTTAGTTACTATACCGTGTTTAATGTACGGGGTAAAACCGAGAGCTAAAAAAGAGTTGGATTGTATAAGGGCTCTTATAAGCAGCTGTGTTCACACTACAGCATGGATGGGGACCAAATCTGAGGCCTTATTTATGCTGAATTATCATATGTTCTTAAATACGtgattgttttgaaataatcAGGTTTTTTTCTGGTCTATCTTGAGGTCAGTCACTGAAATAAGCTTAACGAACGCATATAAATGTGTTCGTAAAACCATAGGTGCTTGGATTCAGTTTTGCTTAATCACACTCACAAACATGAAGGTGAACAGTCAAGGCAAAAATCTAcataagatttattttatattttaccccaaaatcaagataaaattatatatatatatattaggacaaGCTGAAAATTGATCtttaaaatgtagatgagtttgtttctttattggaacagatttggagaaatgtagcattgtagtgctacagtgaatgggtgccgtcagtgaACTGttgtttctggccaaaatatgggTCCGTAATCCATATTAATGCTTCCTGCAGTGAAAAAGAcaatctcctgttgtctctcgcATCAAAATCTTTCTCCGCTGATTCAGAAGTGACCACTCTTATTATAGAttatggtttgaagttaaaacatcttaatgatagcTTTGCTTACAGAtacacagcttttgtcttctccagatgttcactgatgaacaagagtgctgtggattattgtgatgtttttatcagctgtttggactctcattctgacggcacccattcactgcagagcatccattgatgagacactgatgcagtgctacatttctccaaacctgatgaagaaacaaactcatctagatctCTGATGAACTGAGAGTGAGTACTTTTTCAGCAAAATTGCATTTTTGGAACAAGTGATTCTTTAAAGTGTTATTTCCTTGAAAACCTTTCTGTAGTGTCTGgatgttttttcttttgattttgaggtgaaatatgttCTTCTTCACAGGTTTCGTGAGATTTCCTCATGAAGGCCTGTATTGTGAATGTAGTTAgtgtttatgagtgtgtgtgtgtgtgttctcttacAGTTGTTTTCAGGTCTtgatgatccagaagtgcagatGTTGAGTGCTGATTGGTTTTGTGATCCCTGCATACATTTTTGCAtcttatccaaagcaatttacattgCACTAAaggtatactgtacattttttaccATTTCGTGATCACATGCCTTAGGAGTTTCATTCTAGAGCTCTaaggcctgtttcacacataagcAGTGCATATACTTGTTTTGGCAAATAGAGTTTAAATTCTAGGCCTTTTTTTAATCTGCGAGTAATATAAGCATACTGAATTTTAGCagaaaacatggtgaaaatgaTATGTGAACATTTTTATTGGCATGACCCTTTACAAGAGGCTTTTCCTTTGAATCATCTGGATTCAGTCCAGTTTACGTTGCAATTTACTTCAATTTGCATGTAAAACTTGCtatgtttttccaaaaaaatggaaatgcatgTGCTGTTTTGTAACATGCAGACACTGAATAACATACAAAATCAATCAGCATGTTCACGCTGCTCGACAAACAAAAGTAGGAGGAAAGTACTCCATGTATAAACCCAGAAATCACTTTTATGTATAGATTTGCAGCAGAAAACACTCACGGTTCAGTTCAGCTTCTCTCTGCATTTCTCTAATCAAGTGGAAGACCAAAGCTGTGCTGTCTGGTGACACGTTTTTTTCATTGGATCTCCATTCAATATGTTTTCACGCTCAGATGAAGGTTGAGTATTTAAAGATAAAAGGTTTTAtgggtgtttagtgtttgtgagCTGGTACTGTCGATGTTGATTGACACGGAAAGGAGTGTTTTGTTGTACTGTGTGTGCATTATGGTGaataaatggtgtgtgtgtgtgtgtttgagagtgttttaaatgtatgttcCTGATGTAGCAAAGCacagaaaataaacagaatttaaaGTATTGAAACGGCTTAATGAACCCagttttccttcctttctgtttGTTTCCTGTTCAAGTGAGATGTACACATTCTAAACTAGTTGTTTTTGTAGTTTAATTTCAATAAACGGTGAGGAAAGTAGTTTTATAGTGATAGTTCTTCATTCAAAACATTAAGGAAACATGGCCTATATTTTCTCTTCTgtggtcaccaaggctgcatttatttaatcaaaaaaactaatattgtgaaatattattacaatttcaaatacctgttttctatgtgagtatattgtaaaatataatttattcctgggttgcaatgctgaattttcagcagcattactccagtcttcagtgtcacatgatggaATGGATGTTGTTGAGATTCTAAATGAGTTGTTTTTGCCGTTTAATTTCAATAATTAGTCGTTTTGAACCATTTTTGTGTTAGTTTCATAGTACAATACTCATGTGACACAGGACTACAGAtctagtcttaagtctctggggtatatttgtagcaatagccaaaaatacaatgtatgggtcaaaattattactATGAATATTATCCATCATGGTTGAGATCATGTTGCATGAAGATATTtcgtaaatttcctaccgtagatatatcaaaacttttacatgattttcaaatagttgtatctaagCCAAAAATGtgtcagatcctaacaaaccacacatcaatggaaagctcatTTATTCATCTTCCAGAGGATGCATTAATCTcagtttgtgaaaaatgtactcttgtgtctggttttgtggtctatggtcatatatggtttatattttttctctgaaTAATGTGTTGAGCCCAATTCCACATTTATAGAAACATTATTTCGAATGCTTTAAAGTAAACTCATCATGATGCATCTGCTTTCTGATGAAAGGATGGCTTCTGTACATGATATAAACACTTAGAAATGATCCCAACGCTGAAGTCAGCAAGTGTTTTTTATAGAAATGTCATGATATTCTTTATTATGTTCCTGCTCTGAACTCGCTGTGATTCAGCTCTGATCACTAGTGTCTGAAGCTCACCGAATGTCTGAATTTCTAACAGAAATATTTGTGTTCGTCCAAAATAAAGCCCATGGGACTGTAACCGAGGAGTCTGGGAGATGGAGACGAGTTTAGTAAACAGCGTCTGAAGATGTGAGTCTCCAGAGATCTCCGGATTTCCTCCCGATGAAAGCGAGCCTCAGATGTGTCTGTCTGTAAGTGAGAATGAGCGAGATCTGGCTGTCAGATTGCTCTGTCTTTTTATCTAATACTGTTTTATAAAGTCTGGATTAAACCTCAACCGTCGTCAGCGGAAATATGTTGATGTCTACAGTAATTTCTtctggttcctcaaagaaccctCTTGATTTTAAGATCCAAGGCTCTTGAGTTATTcctttgtattttacatttggtGTTTAGGTAGTCTTTCGTCttggtaaaaatgtgttttggaaTATGCTAGCTGGTTTCTAGGCTGGAAGTTAACTGGGCAAAGCTAGTAGACCATCTTTGACGAGAA encodes:
- the LOC113075227 gene encoding myb/SANT-like DNA-binding domain-containing protein 4 — protein: MDFLQMKHLKRKRKSNYSVKETQTLIREIHKRREILFSRQQNMAINELKRRAWEEVADSVNALGEGELRTAAEVKRRYLDWRALMKRKQLQAELASGLKQEFEASSPDNDASLGGGDQSLDLSGFSKDSSCDWQDLTDLGEPSTHIPGVKIEDDEACNYRLEADVGEGGEGEEDDEDCFPSILPDMDREGRVPEVFAHIDEFGMLSSTKPVLGSAATRDLGLGVGGSSGMGGAGLENTNLLVALERQRLDLEKHRLQVESERLQVEKERLLVEKERLRQGEVERERLQLEKERLQVERERLRLQLQQNTPLQQSPAPSTSVATPTTSSSAPSSSSLDGEKDRKLAWPMAVDLEAEKLKLEKERLLLEKERLQFFKFESGRLQIEKERLQVEKERLQLHKDGQQMALHS